The sequence atcatTGCAGGGTCATCACCTAGTTTAATTCAATCTTTAAGGACACATCTTCAGGGACATTTTAGGCTCAAGGATTTGGGTTCCCTTAAATATTTTCTTGGTCTTGAAATAGCAAGATCGCAACCCGGCATTTGTCTCTCACAACTTCATTACACTCTTAAGCTGTTAGAGGATACCGGTTTCTTAGCCAGTAAGCCAACTTCAACACCAATGGAAACACGACTTCGTCTAAACAACATTGATGGAGAGCCACATGCAAACATCTCACAATACAGACGTCTCATTTGACGCCTTGTTTATCTCACTTTGTCTCACCCGGACATCATGTTTGCGGTTCACAAGCTAAGTAAATTCGTGTCTAAGCCACACACAACTCATCTGCAGGCTGTACATCATCTTTTACGCTACCTTAAATCAACACCGGGTCAAGGCATATTTTTCTCGACCTCGTCATCCACTCACTTGCGTGCCTTTTCTGATGCTGATTGGGCATCATATCCAGATACCAGAAAATCTGTCACGGGCTTCTGTATCTTTCTTGGTGATGCCTTGATCTCCTGGAAAGCCAAGAAGCAAGCCACAATTTCCAGATCATCCAACGAAGCTGAATACCGAGCCTTGGCTAGCACTACTAGTGAAATTTTTTGGCTCATTCAATTACTTCGAGACTTTCACATATATCCATCTTCACCGACCAccttgttttgtgacagtcaatCGGCCATCCATATTGCGTATAATCCATTGTATCATGAAAGAACCAAGAACATAGAGATTGATTGCCATTTCGTTCGAGGCAGGATTTTCTACGGTTCCATCAAGTTGCTTTCCATTCGTTCGGAATCACAACTCACGGACATATTCACCAAACCATTGCCTTCTCCCACTCTATCACACTTACTCGTCTATCAAaaacatttatagtacatcttGAGGAGGGATATTAGATATATAAAGCTGTTAGTTTTTATTAGTTGGGATAATTAGTCTAATAGCAGTTAGATGGTAGTAAATAGTAGAGATATAAAAACACTCCTCTACAACTTACGTCTTCAGTTTTTCTTCTCAATAAACGAAAATGCTTCGTCCTCAACATTGTGGACTTATCACGTAATAAGGGGCAAATGGAAATCTAGCTCGGATTAAACAACTAGATCAAACGGCTCACAAGTGGCGACCATCAAATACTGATACGAGCCTACGAGGGACAGCTGCTATTCAATCCTAACAAATATGAACatgaaatatgtaaaaaaaaaaaacatgaaacaactattttaagtaaaatgttttttaaaaatggaaactattttattttgcatatctatactattatctTACTAAGTTGAGACACttaagataattaatttttatgccataatctgattttataattttttttctcaaattacaaacattatatttttttgtttaatataaATGTCATTAAACTCATTTTAGTACATTTGTATCTTATAAATACTTCTTATCTTTGTCTacatttttaactttaaaattagATACTCGTATTAtctataacataaaaattattataaaaacaaattaaaagtttaaaatttaataaaatatctcggattaacaaaaattaatttatttaacacTAAAATTTATGTACGAAAGCATCGCGTGTGAAGTGACACTATTATATATAAAAGCATAACGTTTTCCAAATATACGAATAATACTTTTTCTTgttcaaaattatatttcaaaattagaattgatgtcatcgataaaaatctatgtatattttgaaaaatatgtcaAGAGTTAAGTCACCATTGATTTATTTTGAGACCACAAAACTATgtttcaaaaaacaaaatttaacgatttcaattaaatatgagtataaaataaatatctcaAGCCAACTTAGATTAAATATCTCGATTTAAATACATGTCTAtaacatgaatattttcattacTCATGCACAACttccaaaacatatttttaaatatatcacTTACAGAATCAATCATCCAatacacacacaaaatttttaaatatctcaagTCAATATTGATTAAATAACACAATTTTCAATCATATTATATATGAGATACCGTATGTACATCACAACAagaatgaaatattatttaaattgtaataagtaaaaatataaatctctaaaacttttaaatttttgaaatttaatgaaaaattatattgtgTAATTAATGGAATATTTTGATAATTGATGAGGAAAATTTGACCGgcaaaaaattatcaaattatatttattttagttgaagAGGATATTTTTATCATCGAGTCTTGATCTCGAGATTTCTAGTGGTGAGATCAGGTTGGGATTCGTTCCATAACCCTCCTATCCAATTCTTGTCGCAATAagaattgagaatttttttttcctcccgATCCCATACTCGAAAATACCGGGACCTGAATATTCGAGATCTCATCGAGTAGGAAGAAGATATCCCGAAGTTCAGAATCTCGTCGGGTAAAGATATTATATCCCGATAAATGTAAGAGTGAAAACAACAATATGTTCCTTTCATTGTTCTAAGTTTAGGCTTAATTAGAGAAAATGACGAtaaactaacttttattttgtatagttttatgaattataatatttgtgtatgtgattttttttggatgaattagttaattatttaatttaagcccTAAAAACATTATATATGAACAAACCCATTTTAAATATGTTACTCAATTTTTATATGAGCgactcaatattttttttatttaaaattacaatcttCAAACTCAAtgtgttaataatattataatatatttattaaaattattaaaatatttgggtCGAgacatgatattattttttcaatcccTCTCCTGACATTGATTTGGaccataaaaatctcaaaaactcTAGTCGGGAAAAATGCGGATCAACATTCTTTCAGGATGAGAATGTGATGGGATCAGGGGTgatataccgtaccgtaccgtaTCGAAAATTATATACCGTATACCGTAACAAAAATTAAGGTATAAGCAAATTCATATCGATACCATATCGAAATTTTCGGAATATCGAAAAAtcggtatatcgaaattttggtacatataactagcataccAATTATACAGAAACTGTACAACATACCGAGATTTCAgtacggtatcggtatataccgttttataccggaaaaaccttacattttttaaattttataaatttattgttttaaaatattatatattttaaaattttatatattttttcggtatttcggcatataccgaaattttcaaattgtatTTCATTACCGTACCCAAAAATTCGATATTGTTACTGTACCGTACCGTATCGAAAAATTAGGTATTATTACCGTACtgtaccgaaatcttcggtataccaAAATTTTGGTAAATTCAGCATTTTGTCGGTATGATAATCTCGGTATActgaaaattcggtattttttctcaCCATAGATGAGATTTGGTTTGGTTTTTTTCCGGCCCTAGAGATTTAGGTTTGAGTCGTCGACATTGAGTCaaagttaaattaaattataaaagggAAAAACATCGATGATGTATGTAGGACCGAGcgtttgccgctttaccaaaagctatagctggtggtaatgatacaactcaaatcttttaaaccacacaacaactcaagcatcacggttcgatcgttctaccaagcatggacaattattgcacccaacaatctccctcccaataattgcactccttgcaatcaatgggaatcgaacccgtgaccttggctctgataacaattgtaggaccgaacgcttgccgctttaccaaaagctatagctggtggtaatgatacaactcaaatctttttaacCACACAACAACTCAAGcatcacggttcgatcgctctaccaagcaggaacaattattgtacccaacaatatattttttaattgggAAAGAATAAGAGCAAAAATCCAATTGTGattgtaataaatataaaatatcaacatGATAATTAGGCGTATATATTGTGAAAATCTATATTATCTATTTTGATTTGTACGCAGGTAGGGGGACAGGGCCGGCTGAGGTTGTCAATTGTTATACTTCATTCAAATCCAATTCCCTTAATTTATCGGACCAAAAAGAAGTGGAATGATCATAATTTGCATTCAATATGCGGCCCTACATCTCCAAGATTGCTGAATGGAATTCGGGTTTGAGAATTTTCAGCTCCGTGGGTTATTCTGtccttttttttcaaattttttgacagTTTGGTAGTTATAATTGTCGGAAAAATTGAACAAAAGGGAAATATTTTTTGGTTTATGGTTGGTTATGATTCCCGGATAAAAGGGTTTTTTCTTTGAGTTCGTGTGGTGATGGTAAATGGTCCttgtatttatgggtttgattgatttattaatttgatCTTGATTTTTGATTTATAAATGGTTGAAATACTGTATCTTGTTGGTGTGATTggtgcaatttttttaaaaaaattggttggAGAAGACTCTAAATTGACAGGTTCTTTACTGGTAACGTCGAAGTTAATTATCCAACCCCTTCTCCTAGTTCTTATGCACTGCTACATGTGTAGATATGCTGCATTTACACTGCCTCTTCCATAAAGCGTGTGCCTCTAACTTTGCGCCTTTCACCTAAGCTTTAGGTTACATTTGGtgattgaaaattatatttttgtcatattcgtaatataaaaaaataaaaagaattcaCATCTGTTTTTTGATTTCCTTTTCCCATTTTTCTATCACTTCAATGGCGTCAGTTCTTATGTTTCTGTTGGTATTTATACCTTGTTATCATTGATTCTCAGCCAATTGTATTAATTATATTCAATGCAATTTACAGGATAGCTACTCTATTATCTCTCGGATTTTAAATAAAAGCGGTAACGGTCGAGGTCTGAGAAATGATTGTATGAATGATACTGTCCCAAAGTTATATGCTACTCTATGTGAAAAACAAGCCCCAGATGTACAGAAAGATAATCCTGCATCTGATATGTTGGTTGATTCATTCGGGAGGCTACATACTTATTTAAGGATCTCATTGACAGAACGCTGTAACTTGCGATGCCAGTACTGTATGCCTGCTGAAGGTCTAGAACTTACTCCTAGCACTCGACTTCTCTATCAGAATGAAATCATACGGCTCGCTGATCTGTTTGTCAGCTCCGGGGTTACAAAAATTCGCCTAACTGGTGGGGAGCCAACAATCAGAAAGGACATTGAAGAAATTTGCTTACAGCTGTCAAGTCTAAATGGATTAAAAACTCTGGCAATGACCACCAATGGAATTATCCTGGCAAATAAACTTCCAAGATTAAGAGAATGTGGACTTAGCTTGCTGAATATAAGTTTAGACACATTGGTTCCTGCAAAGTTTGAATTCATGACTAGACGTAAAGGCCATGATAGAGTGATGAAAGCAATTGATGCTGCTATAGAATTAGGATATAATCCTGTCAAAGTATGTTTTATAGCATTCTCGATATATCATTACTTTGGTtttgtttcttcttttttaattttgcgAGCTACTAAATCAAGTATCTAGCATTAATAGTCAGGACTTTTCTGCTTTCAAGATCTTCAGCCACACTATACATGTCCATATCTTTATGTATATTGTATTTCAGGTAAACTGTGTTGTTATGCGAGGATTCAATGACGATGAAATTTGTGATTTTGTTGAACTGACACGTGAGAAGCCAATCAATGTGCGGTTCATTGAGTTCATGCCTTTTGATGGGAATGTATGGAATGTGAAGAAACTCGTACCTTACTCTGAAATGTTGGATATAATGGTAAGGTGGAAACTCACAGTTccttttttaaacttttaaaattccGTGAGCATTCCTTAAATGGCTCAATATCACCAAGCAGGTTAAAAAATTTACAGGACTTCAAAGGATTCAGGATGATCCCACAGAAACAGCCAAGAACTTCAGGATAGACAGGCATTTGGGTATGGTTTCTTTCATCACATCAATGACGGAGCATTTTTGTGCTGGTTGTAACAGACTCAGACTTCTAGCTGATGGGAACTTTAAAGTTTGCCTCTTTGGTCCCTCAGAGGTATAACTTCTCACTTGTTATGCAGATATTCTTATACATCTTAATGGCGCTATCTTGTAATTTAGATAATGCTTATATGCTGTGACTAGCTGTAGATACAGGCTTCTTTTTCTCTTCATGATCATCCAATGAAGCTGTTGGGTTAAAACTTCTTGACAATTGGTCAAATATTCTTCCTCCTACGTCATCATTGAAACCAATGATCTGGAGTATGGTAATTTATCTCTAGCTAAATGACTCACATGAGTAGTTGGCTTGGAATTCATTGCacgtttcataaaaaaattagcaCTATGACGATAGACTTTGTTTTTAGATTTAATTTCTGCTCTTGTGAAAGTTAAGTTTACAGATACCATTCGAATGAGAGTTTTTTTTCTGTCAGGTCAGCTTGAGGGATCCTTTGCGTCACGGTGTTGTTGATAATGAACTGAAGGAAATTATAGGAGCGGCGGTATGTAACTCTAGCTGGCTTGATAATGTTTCGAAGACATAAACCCCAATATCTAGTCCATAACGACTTGTGTGCGATCTTTAAGCAGGGCAGTGGTGGGGTTTGAATTTTTGTGGCCATGTCCTCTTTCACAGTTCTGGgttttattattgatttttgtttatGTACTTCGTGGTTTTTAATTTCTAAACCTTGTTTCAACACCAGGTCAAGAGGAAGAAAGCGGCTCATGCTGGGATGTTTGACCTTGCGAAGACGCCAAATAGACCAATGACACAT comes from Primulina huaijiensis isolate GDHJ02 chromosome 2, ASM1229523v2, whole genome shotgun sequence and encodes:
- the LOC140970637 gene encoding GTP 3',8-cyclase, mitochondrial-like isoform X2, yielding MRPYISKIAEWNSGLRIFSSDSYSIISRILNKSGNGRGLRNDCMNDTVPKLYATLCEKQAPDVQKDNPASDMLVDSFGRLHTYLRISLTERCNLRCQYCMPAEGLELTPSTRLLYQNEIIRLADLFVSSGVTKIRLTGGEPTIRKDIEEICLQLSSLNGLKTLAMTTNGIILANKLPRLRECGLSLLNISLDTLVPAKFEFMTRRKGHDRVMKAIDAAIELGYNPVKVNCVVMRGFNDDEICDFVELTREKPINVRFIEFMPFDGNVWNVKKLVPYSEMLDIMVKKFTGLQRIQDDPTETAKNFRIDRHLGMVSFITSMTEHFCAGCNRLRLLADGNFKVCLFGPSEVSLRDPLRHGVVDNELKEIIGAAVKRKKAAHAGMFDLAKTPNRPMTHIGG
- the LOC140970637 gene encoding GTP 3',8-cyclase, mitochondrial-like isoform X3 translates to MDSYSIISRILNKSGNGRGLRNDCMNDTVPKLYATLCEKQAPDVQKDNPASDMLVDSFGRLHTYLRISLTERCNLRCQYCMPAEGLELTPSTRLLYQNEIIRLADLFVSSGVTKIRLTGGEPTIRKDIEEICLQLSSLNGLKTLAMTTNGIILANKLPRLRECGLSLLNISLDTLVPAKFEFMTRRKGHDRVMKAIDAAIELGYNPVKVNCVVMRGFNDDEICDFVELTREKPINVRFIEFMPFDGNVWNVKKLVPYSEMLDIMVKKFTGLQRIQDDPTETAKNFRIDRHLGMVSFITSMTEHFCAGCNRLRLLADGNFKVCLFGPSEVSLRDPLRHGVVDNELKEIIGAAVKRKKAAHAGMFDLAKTPNRPMTHIGG
- the LOC140970637 gene encoding GTP 3',8-cyclase, mitochondrial-like isoform X1 encodes the protein MVEILYLVGVIGAIFLKKLVGEDSKLTGSLLDSYSIISRILNKSGNGRGLRNDCMNDTVPKLYATLCEKQAPDVQKDNPASDMLVDSFGRLHTYLRISLTERCNLRCQYCMPAEGLELTPSTRLLYQNEIIRLADLFVSSGVTKIRLTGGEPTIRKDIEEICLQLSSLNGLKTLAMTTNGIILANKLPRLRECGLSLLNISLDTLVPAKFEFMTRRKGHDRVMKAIDAAIELGYNPVKVNCVVMRGFNDDEICDFVELTREKPINVRFIEFMPFDGNVWNVKKLVPYSEMLDIMVKKFTGLQRIQDDPTETAKNFRIDRHLGMVSFITSMTEHFCAGCNRLRLLADGNFKVCLFGPSEVSLRDPLRHGVVDNELKEIIGAAVKRKKAAHAGMFDLAKTPNRPMTHIGG
- the LOC140970637 gene encoding GTP 3',8-cyclase, mitochondrial-like isoform X4, which produces MNDTVPKLYATLCEKQAPDVQKDNPASDMLVDSFGRLHTYLRISLTERCNLRCQYCMPAEGLELTPSTRLLYQNEIIRLADLFVSSGVTKIRLTGGEPTIRKDIEEICLQLSSLNGLKTLAMTTNGIILANKLPRLRECGLSLLNISLDTLVPAKFEFMTRRKGHDRVMKAIDAAIELGYNPVKVNCVVMRGFNDDEICDFVELTREKPINVRFIEFMPFDGNVWNVKKLVPYSEMLDIMVKKFTGLQRIQDDPTETAKNFRIDRHLGMVSFITSMTEHFCAGCNRLRLLADGNFKVCLFGPSEVSLRDPLRHGVVDNELKEIIGAAVKRKKAAHAGMFDLAKTPNRPMTHIGG